A portion of the Lolium rigidum isolate FL_2022 chromosome 1, APGP_CSIRO_Lrig_0.1, whole genome shotgun sequence genome contains these proteins:
- the LOC124661384 gene encoding UDP-glycosyltransferase 72B1-like, translating to MESLTSAGAERAASTDQPRPHVVLLASPGAGHLIPLAELARRLVEHHGFAATLVTFADLTSSPEAQSGVPASVATASLPSVPLHDLAADTPMETVLFELVRRSLPHLRALLRSAAHLAALVPDFFCSAALPLAAELGVPSYVFIPSNLTALAIMRRIVELHDGVPPGEHHDLPDPLELPGGVSLRHADLPCGFQSSKEPVYAHLIEEGRRYRHADGVLVNTFYEIEPAAVEEFRQAAGEGAFPPVFPVGPFVRSGAAEAGDSACLEWLDRQPTGSVVYVSFGSGGSLSVEQTAELAAGLEASGYRFLWVVRMPSMEGEGEHGRGKDNPLAWLPEGFLERTRGKGLAVAAWAPQVRVLSHPATAAFVSHCGWNSTLESVSCGVPMVSWPLYAEQRLNAVVLEGSVGMALPVRPRARDVDSDGGVVLRGEIADALRELMEGPVKGRAVRRQAGDMQLAAAHAWAPEGSSRRALEEVAVAWKAWRGWRGEAVTDMSASGNRR from the coding sequence ATGGAGTCCTTGACCAGCGCAGGCGCCGAGCGAGCGGCATCCACCGATCAGCCGCGGCCGCACGTCGTGCTGCTCGCCAGCCCCGGCGCCGGCCACCTCATCCCGCTGGCGGAGCTGGCGCGGCGGCTCGTCGAGCACCACGGCTTCGCAGCCACCCTGGTCACCTTCGCCGACCTGACCTCCTCCCCGGAAGCCCAATCCGGCGTCCCTGCCTCCGTCGCCACCGCCTCTCTCCCGTCCGTCCCGCTCCACGACCTCGCCGCCGACACGCCCATGGAGACTGTCCTCTTCGAGCTCGTCCGCCGCTCCCTCCCGCACCTGCGCGCCCTCCTCCGCTCCGCCGCGCACCTCGCGGCCCTGGTGCCGGACTTCTTCTGCTCCGCGGCGCTTCCCCTCGCCGCCGAGCTCGGCGTCCCGTCGTACGTGTTCATCCCCAGCAACCTCACCGCGCTCGCCATCATGCGCCGCATCGTGGAGCTCCACGACGGCGTGCCCCCCGGTGAGCACCACGACCTCCCCGACCCTCTCGAGCTCCCCGGGGGCGTGTCGCTGCGCCACGCCGACCTGCCGTGCGGGTTCCAGAGCAGCAAGGAGCCGGTGTACGCGCACCTCATCGAGGAGGGCCGGCGTTACCGCCATGCTGACGGCGTCCTGGTGAACACGTTCTACGAGATAGAGCCCGCAGCGGTCGAAGAGTTCAGGCAGGCGGCAGGGGAAGGCGCGTTCCCGCCGGTATTCCCCGTGGGGCCGTTCGTCCGGTCAGGCGCCGCCGAGGCCGGCGACTCCGCCTGCTTAGAGTGGCTGGACCGCCAGCCAACCGGATCCGTGGTGTACGTCTCCTTCGGGAGCGGCGGCTCCCTCTCCGTGGAGCAGacggccgagctcgcggccgggCTGGAGGCGAGCGGCTACAGGTTCCTCTGGGTGGTGCGCATGCCGAGCATGGAAGGCGAGGGGGAGCACGGACGTGGCAAGGACAACCCGCTGGCGTGGCTCCCCGAGGGCTTCTTGGAGAGGACGaggggcaagggcctcgccgtggCGGCGTGGGCGCCTCAGGTGCGCGTGCTGTCGCACCCGGCGACGGCGGCCTTCGTGTCGCACTGCGGCTGGAACTCCACGCTGGAGAGCGTGTCGTGCGGCGTGCCCATGGTCTCCTGGCCGCTGTACGCGGAGCAGAGGTTGAATGCCGTGGTGCTGGAGGGCAGCGTCGGGATGGCCCTCCCTGTGCGTCCGCGCGCGcgggacgtcgacagcgacggcgGGGTGGTGTTGCGCGGCGAGATCGCTGACGCCCTGAGGGAGCTCATGGAAGGGCCGGTGAAAGGACGGGCCGTGCGGCGGCAGGCCGGGGACATGCAGCTGGCGGCGGCGCACGCGTGGGCGCCGGAGGGGTCGTCGCGCCGGGCGCTGGAGGAAGTCGCCGTCGCGTGGAAGGCGTGGCGCGGCTGGCGAGGGGAAGCAGTAACGGACATGTCCGCGAGCGGCAACCGGCGGTGA